A DNA window from Brassica napus cultivar Da-Ae chromosome C1, Da-Ae, whole genome shotgun sequence contains the following coding sequences:
- the LOC125580244 gene encoding uncharacterized protein LOC125580244 isoform X2 gives MLRLRLAIIVVILYMECKLSWSYPNFTTMQNIDFICTGKVTGIKLDKGWCYVSCAKCFRKLHRSVSSLTCLSCNNTDAVGILRYRVEISIADETGEGLFVAFDGVMAKLHNMRAHEAVNLLPGNDVNPEESDAPQFVLDMEGNTYTFQVKVGPYNFTANNHSFTISRILGEGDPEPQPAFVDDVRSLYLP, from the exons ATGCTTCGTCTCAGGTTGGCTATCATAGTTGTGATACTCTATATGGAATGTAAATTATCATGGTCGTATCCTAACTTTACAACCATGCAGAACATTGATTTCATTTGTACGGGGAAAGTTACTGGAATCAAGTTAGACAAGGGGTGGTGCTATGTCTCCTGTGCAAAATGCTTCAGGAAACTCCACCGGTCTGTCTCATCGCTCACGTGTCTATCTTGCAACAACACCGATGCAGTTGGTATCCTTCG GTACCGTGTGGAGATATCAATTGCAGACGAGACTGGTGAGGGTTTGTTTGTTGCGTTTGATGGAGTTATGGCGAAACTCCATAACATGAGGGCCCATGAAGCTGTCAACCTCTTG CCTGGTAATGATGTCAACCCCGAAGAATCTGATGCCCCTCAGTTTGTTCTAGACATGGAGGGAAATACATACACGTTTCAGGTTAAGGTGGGGCCATACAATTTCACGGCAAATAATCACAGCTTCACCATTTCACGCATTCTCGGTGAGGGTGACCCTGAGCCACAACCTGCGTTCGTTGATGATGTGAGATCCTTATATTTGCCCTAG
- the LOC125580244 gene encoding uncharacterized protein LOC125580244 isoform X1: MLRLRLAIIVVILYMECKLSWSYPNFTTMQNIDFICTGKVTGIKLDKGWCYVSCAKCFRKLHRSVSSLTCLSCNNTDAVGILRYVLTLIKLNMYVKLDVLFDTFILRARYRVEISIADETGEGLFVAFDGVMAKLHNMRAHEAVNLLPGNDVNPEESDAPQFVLDMEGNTYTFQVKVGPYNFTANNHSFTISRILGEGDPEPQPAFVDDVRSLYLP, encoded by the exons ATGCTTCGTCTCAGGTTGGCTATCATAGTTGTGATACTCTATATGGAATGTAAATTATCATGGTCGTATCCTAACTTTACAACCATGCAGAACATTGATTTCATTTGTACGGGGAAAGTTACTGGAATCAAGTTAGACAAGGGGTGGTGCTATGTCTCCTGTGCAAAATGCTTCAGGAAACTCCACCGGTCTGTCTCATCGCTCACGTGTCTATCTTGCAACAACACCGATGCAGTTGGTATCCTTCGGTATGTACTGACTCTGATCAAGTTAAACATGTACGTTAAACTTGATGTGTTATTTGATACATTTATTCTACGCGCTAGGTACCGTGTGGAGATATCAATTGCAGACGAGACTGGTGAGGGTTTGTTTGTTGCGTTTGATGGAGTTATGGCGAAACTCCATAACATGAGGGCCCATGAAGCTGTCAACCTCTTG CCTGGTAATGATGTCAACCCCGAAGAATCTGATGCCCCTCAGTTTGTTCTAGACATGGAGGGAAATACATACACGTTTCAGGTTAAGGTGGGGCCATACAATTTCACGGCAAATAATCACAGCTTCACCATTTCACGCATTCTCGGTGAGGGTGACCCTGAGCCACAACCTGCGTTCGTTGATGATGTGAGATCCTTATATTTGCCCTAG